In Periplaneta americana isolate PAMFEO1 chromosome 3, P.americana_PAMFEO1_priV1, whole genome shotgun sequence, the following are encoded in one genomic region:
- the LOC138697104 gene encoding uncharacterized protein, whose amino-acid sequence MSNMEGTRVRAPNFNKYEVEMLIELIQKYKHIIENKKTDGVSLKEKDATWRLIADEFGHLPGVTQRTYVNLKTAYENLKRKARRDSANDKLEKYKTGGGIGGPSKLDEIGERILDIIKPTVPVKATYDSDAAYGEPITSQGMNSTSSPTDTTEPTVRRTPSPIAVLEDIVNVSNVIVEVSAQLPFIIIFNKRHD is encoded by the exons ATGTCGAATATGGAAGGAACTAGAGTAAGAGCTCCAAATTTCAATAAATACGAAGTGGAAATGCTTATTGAGCTTATTCAGAAATATAAGCACATAATAGAAAATAAGAAGACAGACGGCGTTTCTTTGAAAGAAAAAGACGCAACTTGGAGGTTAATTGCTGATGAATTCGGCCATCTTCCTG GGGTTACACAGAGGACCTATGTGAACTTGAAAACTGCTTATGAAAACTTGAAGCGGAAAGCGAGGAGGGATTCCGCTAatgataaattggaaaaatataaaacagGTGGAGGAATTGGCGGCCCGTCCAAATTAGATGAAATCGGTGAACGTATTCTAGATATCATAAAACCAACTGTTCCTGTCAAGGCCACTTACGATTCTGATGCAGCATATGGAG aACCTATCACTTCCCAGGGCATGAACTCCACTTCATCACCGACAGACACTACTGAACCGACAGTACGAAGGACGCCTTCCCCAATAGCAGTTTTAGAAGACATTGTTAATGTGAGTAATGTAATAGTTGAAGTAAGTGCACAGTTAccgtttattattatatttaataaaaggCATGATTGA